A genome region from Anopheles stephensi strain Indian chromosome 2, UCI_ANSTEP_V1.0, whole genome shotgun sequence includes the following:
- the LOC118506645 gene encoding mucin-19 isoform X1 has protein sequence MNSGERDLTEIDGRRIIPCVSVSDGQEKQQVATIVGEDAVLAKQPVHFFSNHHQQQPLTQQTNAPNGERTTLVRSYDGTNVALDANSVVMDGSFQQHANINQNRANATLPGTTTLQAVLNAASSRISEKNVENSNSNALTDGGNGVPEPDELLLYTTTTVPEQSNTGSIEQIFNHGRPGSSNCSAMRDPQESHHRSIPTAGGPLGEVESGEDDNDCVVVLPSSERKVEPLKINLARDREPLRTVIKLTPGASSTPDSFQQLSPTIRDVPGSPKITIKPPKPPQTVESSLMVVGGSAGSSAPSSASQNNAEHHTNNCVGSTLPSYSSIPKLTIKPIINPANDTASVCETGSSAAGGTVALSVEQQMHIIPKLLIKGSVSSLDPASHGRDGAVEPHIVPKLTIRGVNNHNHQQQQQQHHYAQSQSESQVYPNDGGIPSAMLLMDGGGGGGVGGRGESSRTPGSPTPLVPKLTIKMDNHHPVHLHHHHHHNSLRVKDVPDVAEGGGPIPKLHIKAIQQDGAALSAGVNNSSSSSGGCSTSSTGSSPVLTSSEGVKLTIKPLPEPPKLPKLTIKTTGLGTVAETSDVSMVSSTSNSFSPKLLPSMAACSSSSGEHLQQHQQVMGGSGASLSHPLLQQQLQHQQPASPSDQHSNISSSSIPKLTIKPMPPKDAVAPGGQDCVSDANNPSSNLLTPTVPKLTIKPILPPTKQSAEDSSSSSEISINSLESSPISSSSISSAPASSSSAAALATTSPPSALRMTIKVPSSAGQQPQLHESRDLVGMESASSMSTGGVSASLATGTVVTRLNIKPILPPPAAAAPSADCDRREAELGSLENKNAQAHTLVNTSDDGDSTPTSCEETRKPIVIPKVTIKTLANPGSQETEILSTPKVTLKPIPKPQEDAVATGNALDRHLMLSTGLSSVVTNNASHHSPTNSTTGSGLPDASDSPRIILKINKGSSSTTTTSGEQLDSATTGADGGQFLGAVPPVSGGSILANELKRPASNALCTSAIPSSSSGSSSVSCASSTSVSASATSSSAGSDPASPSSGGGGDQGELVGSHEMKRSKLDHSQSQQLSQHMQGVLDQHQGLMRQTMLQTQHHPYQLQLPTGTPNKVSDVIVIDDDSKSENETVAKEKDQTAASVSRLPSSATEPPTLANNEGAVNRTSFPSLADGGTSSVPVKQRRTRGTPRGAGARQPRRGNGRSAVSALAKQQQLDASAAVSQLYGLLQDDREEGSSSDCMIVDEPAAPASNLRERLTLESLLRAGSKPTVPSSSSIAGSGNFYSNAPMSGVVGEVEKNGTASNSSIGSVASSVSSSVTVPASTTPVASGRTPAAGVRMSTRRAAGQLLKEVLANKHQDRDSGVDEARTDGEFGATPSKRARGRPKKQSVDLTAETNGGGNSNSVDGSIGGLEAVSSDSTMLAAMAMAMGSGGDGGSPMLRADDRGLLGSQTLMEGIMPLPRTPVRTPRTRARGRGRGRGRTNLMEPGNLYDGTLLAETASALAVGNVDPLFIGTTNTIDPAAGSTDATQGFQLLYNHMQTPRGGAGARTRGGRRGPGSRGPRTPRGGRGAARAAMAALLSAGADDTPSHDVIGRFANLTSAEQAATKQLLDTLQQQQEEQQQLLQQMAPQHSANAPDMTAKVRGRGRGARASGTPAGSTRRKGGTRGSTKAARGRKGLEMESPMLMTTAESSPAGAALGDASDLKNAIFMTPMAGGLDSNRPKLHVRALKTPRNEIKSNTPPSSAEVATPSTSSATASSRTLAADGTGPGGGGGGLQVFEEDTRMSGDFNFTTPMRLLSSGDGYLQQNEESQSSYLSSASVTQDAINQSSAANATASEDKAAAVAAGTANVVSADAQKESILAGATSASNSSSSSSRRPNKGKMEVLDSHRAQFTVDLLAEYEWPPPSPGTRGADTFMIQEQIAEYLGVKSFKRKYPDLMRRPVDMEERNFILEQGLASEKMCDLGLTAVYASEILDIMCTDYPEKYEEYTRYTREKHFRELSNRQRQQQEAIGAVVAAAPIDRAQLQKEKAIESAASWNCSFNKERRESRRACMDLQTYVVQLPKRPQPVRPEGHQQPAPKAPSTNYPVALVPGQFSEFYTTYTPEELACYPINTILLDPFELQEIVSSERYRRLVAAEEARLLEDSDSSSNSSSDSDDSSSDDSDTSSGSSGSSTDDDGSSSSDSSDSECGDNETRVKNERKRQQRKAGEACRLSAVGECEKSTEETAAPVAPTPAVVPVAVAAAPVTRSSRTLSTGLVVAPATSVECKEPTDSDDSDVPLIAHAVKKKNSLASATAPVPTATTTTTAGQPSAGGGKRMQDTETPVKRPPVNPFMCAVCMGPENRNKYHKPERFVRCCRCRRKAHPSCIGMSSVMYNRVQLYKWQCSECKLCMKCNRKPSAIDSRMVYCDQCDRGYHLACKGLRNLPEGRWHCSICTVCGMCGAQTPEGQPNPHLSAQQRQQLAMVAEWTHEYGLNELTSIREHLRTLCVPCVRQRKQSQQQQPSAESTAILNNNNNAEPRKVLGAMSSSIVGGGTTASVPGGGVISMKPQSS, from the exons ATGAACAGTGGCGAACGTGATCTGACAGAAATTGATGGACGAAGGATTATTCCGTGTGTAAGCGTGTCGGATGGACAAGAAAAGCAACAAGTAGCGACGATCGTAGGCGAGGATGCTGTACTAGCGAAGCAACCTGTACATTTCTTTAgcaaccatcaccagcagcagccactgACACAGCAAACGAATGCCCCCAACGGTGAACGGACAACGCTGGTACGATCATACGATGGGACAAATGTTGCGCTTGATGCTAATTCTGTTGTAATGGATGGTTCTTTTCAACAGCACGCGAATATTAATCAGAACCGAGCAAACGCAACGCTTCCAGGAACAACAACCCTGCAAGCAGTCCTGAACGCTGCATCAAGCCGTATATCGGagaaaaatgtggaaaattcCAATTCGAACGCATTAACGGATGGTGGTAACGGCGTTCCCGAACCAGACGAGCTGCTGTTGTACACTACAACGACCGTGCCGGAACAGTCGAATACCGGAAGTATTGAGCAAATTTTCAATCACGGCCGACCCGGTAGCAGCAACTGTAGCGCAATGCGCGATCCTCAGGAATCTCACCACCGGTCAATACCGACGGCAGGAGGACCACTCGGTGAGGTCGAATCGGGCGAGGACGATAACGATTGCGTAGTCGTGTTGCCGTCCAGCGAGCGGAAAGTGGAACCGTTAAAAATCAACCTAGCGCGCGATCGGGAACCGCTTCGAACGGTCATAAAACTTACCCCGGGTGCGAGCTCTACGCCGGACAGTTTTCAGCAGCTGTCACCCACGATCCGCGATGTGCCCGGTTCGCCGAAGATAACAATCAAGCCCCCGAAACCCCCGCAAACGGTAGAAAGCtcgttgatggtggtggggggTTCAGCGGGATCGTCAGCGCCTTCTTCTGCTTCGCAAAACAATGCTGAGCATCACACTAATAATTGCGTCGGTTCGACCTTACCATCGTATAGCAGCATTCCAAAGCTTACCATTAAGCCGATCATCAACCCGGCCAATGACACGGCGTCCGTCTGCGAAACGGGTTCGTCGGCGGCAGGTGGCACGGTAGCGTTGTCGGTGGAGCAGCAAATGCATATTATTCCTAAGTTACTCATCAAAGGTTCCGTTTCCTCGTTGGATCCCGCCAGCCACGGTCGGGACGGAGCGGTTGAACCTCACATTGTGCCTAAGCTTACTATTCGTGGCGTTAACAACCacaatcatcagcagcaacagcagcaacatcactACGCCCAGAGCCAGTCGGAATCGCAGGTTTACCCGAACGATGGTGGGATACCATCGGCCATGCTGCTGATggatggcggcggcggcggcggggTAGGAGGCCGGGGAGAGAGCAGTAGGACGCCGGGTTCGCCAACGCCGCTGGTTCCTAAGTTAACTATAAAAATGGATAACCACCATCCGGTGCATctgcaccatcaccatcatcacaacAGTTTGCGCGTGAAAGATGTTCCAGATGTTGCCGAGGGCGGCGGTCCCATACCGAAGCTGCACATAAAAGCAATACAACAGGACGGAGCAGCGCTGTCTGCAGGCGTAAACAATTCATCGTCTTCGAGTGGTGGCTGTAGCACCTCGTCGACGGGTTCGTCTCCTGTGCTAACCAGTTCGGAGGGCGTGAAGCTTACTATAAAACCGCTGCCGGAACCACCAAAGCTGCCGAAGCTAACGATCAAAACAACTGGTCTGGGAACGGTCGCGGAAACGAGCGACGTTTCGATGGTGTCTTCAACGAGCAATAGCTTCTCTCCCAAACTGTTGCCTTCGATGGCCGCGTGTAGCAGCAGTTCTGGTGAACAtttgcagcaacaccagcaagtGATGGGTGGCAGTGGGGCGAGTCTTTCTCATCCATTGTTGCAACAGCAGCTTCAGCACCAACAACCGGCTTCTCCGAGTGATCAACATTCTAACATAAGCTCCAGTTCGATTCCAAAGCTTACGATCAAGCCGATGCCCCCGAAGGATGCAGTGGCGCCGGGTGGCCAGGATTGTGTTTCCGATGCAAACAACCCATCGTCGAATTTGTTGACGCCCACCGTGCCGAAGCTCACGATAAAACCGATTCTGCCACCGACAAAACAATCTGCGGaggacagcagcagctccagcgaGATCAGTATTAATTCCCTCGAATCATCGCCAATTTCATCGTCCTCGATTTCATCTGCGcccgcttcttcttcttctgctgccgcGCTGGCAACAACTTCGCCACCGTCAGCATTGAGAATGACAATCAAAGTACCTTCATCGGCTGGACAGCAGCCGCAGCTGCACGAAAGCAGGGATCTAGTGGGGATGGAATCCGCAAGTTCCATGTCGACGGGAGGAGTTTCGGCTTCATTGGCAACGGGTACGGTCGTCACCAGGCTTAACATCAAACCGATTCTCCCTCCACCTGCTGCTGCGGCACCGAGCGCAGACTGTGATCGCAGGGAGGCGGAACTGGGCAGCTTGGAGAATAAGAACGCCCAAGCACACACGTTGGTTAACACGTCGGACGATGGTGATTCAACACCGACTTCATGTGAAGAAACGCGTAAACCGATCGTTATACCGAAAGTGACTATTAAAACATTAGCCAACCCCGGAAGCCAGGAAACGGAGATCCTGTCCACGCCCAAGGTTACGTTAAAGCCCATACCGAAACCCCAAGAAGACGCAGTTGCCACTGGGAATGCTCTAGATCGACATTTAATGCTGAGTACGGGTTTGTCCTCCGTCGTTACAAACAATGCCAGTCATCACTCACCGACGAACAGCACGACCGGAAGTGGTTTACCGGATGCGTCGGATTCACCAAGAATTATACTGAAAATCAACAAGGGGTCCTCCTCGACAACGACCACAAGCGGCGAGCAGCTGGACAGCGCTACTACGGGTGCCGATGGTGGACAGTTTCTGGGTGCTGTTCCTCCAGTGTCTGGTGGTTCTATCCTCGCGAACGAACTGAAACGACCAGCCTCGAACGCTTTGTGTACCTCAGCCATCCCTTCGTCCTCATCCGGCTCGTCGTCGGTATCCTGCGCTTCGTCGACGTCGGTATCAGCATCGGCCACCTCTTCATCGGCCGGATCAGACCCAGCGTCGCCGTCGTCCGGTGGCGGAGGTGATCAGGGCGAGCTGGTGGGATCGCACGAGATGAAACGAAGCAAGCTCGATCACTCACAGTCACAGCAGCTATCGCAACACATGCAGGGCGTGCTGGATCAACACCAAGGGTTGATGCGGCAAACGATGCTTCAGACTCAGCACCATCCGTACCAGTTGCAACTGCCGACCGGTACGCCGAACAAAGTCAGCGACGTAATTGTGATAGACGATGATAGCAAATCGGAGAACGAAACGGTCGCGAAAGAGAAAGATCAAACGGCCGCATCCGTGTCGCGTTTACCTTCTTCGGCCACAGAACCGCCGACGCTGGCCAACAACGAGGGAGCGGTAAATCGAACGTCGTTCCCGTCCCTTGCTGATGGTGGCACATCATCCGTGCCGGTCAAACAGAGACGTACACGAGGGACACCGCGCGGTGCTGGTGCTCGCCAGCCCCGGAGAGGGAACGGTCGCAGTGCGGTATCAGCGCTCGCTAAGCAGCAGCAATTGGACGCGAGCGCAGCAGTATCCCAGTTATACGGACTGTTGCAGGACGATCGTGAGGAAGGATCTAGTTCCGACTGCATGATCGTTGACGAACCCGCCGCGCCGGCTTCAAACCTACGCGAACGGCTAACGCTTGAGAGTCTGTTACGCGCAGGATCGAAACCAACGGTTCCTTCGTCCTCGTCGATTGCGGGAAGCGGGAACTTCTACAGCAACGCACCCATGTCCGGTGTTGTTGGGGAGGTGGAGAAAAATGGCACCGCAAGCAATAGTTCGATCGGCAGTGTGGCTAGCTCGGTAAGCAGTTCCGTAACGGTGCCGGCATCGACAACACCGGTTGCGAGCGGCCGGACGCCGGCAGCCGGAGTGCGCATGAGTACGCGGCGTGCCGCTGGACAGCTGTTGAAGGAGGTGCTCGCTAACAAACACCAGGACCGGGATTCTGGCGTGGATGAAGCGCGTACGGACGGTGAGTTTGGGGCGACCCCTTCCAAGAGGGCTCGAGGCCGGCCTAAGAAGCAATCTGTCGATTTGACAGCGGAAACGAACGGTGGTGGCAACAGCAACTCGGTGGACGGAAGTATCGGAGGCCTGGAAGCGGTTTCAAGTGATAGCACTATGCTGGCAGCAATGGCAATGGCGATGGGAAGTGGGGGGGATGGTGGTTCGCCAATGCTGCGAGCTGACGACAGGGGGCTGCTTGGATCGCAAACGCTCATGGAAGGAATTATGCCGTTACCGAGAACGCCCGTACGCACGCCAAG AACGAGGGCTCGAGGACGTGGTCGAGGCAGAGGTAGGACGAACCTGATGGAACCGGGTAATTTGTATGACGGAACCCTGTTAGCTGAAACTGCTAGCGCACTCGCGGTGGGCAATGTTGATCCACTGTTTATCG GCACTACAAACACCATCGATCCAGCAGCCGGCTCGACGGATGCTACCCAAGGCTTTCAACTACTCTATAATCACATGCAAACACCGCGCGGTGGAGCAGGCGCTCGTACGCGCGGCGGAAGACGAGGTCCCGGTTCTAGGGGGCCCCGTACACCTCGGGGCGGTCGGGGTGCGGCAAGGGCAGCAATGGCCGCACTGTTATCTGCGGGAGCGGATGATACACCGTCGCACGACGTTATCGGGCGGTTTGCGAATCTGACTTCAGCTGAGCAAGCAGCAACGAAACAATTGCTCGATACgttacagcaacagcaagaggAACAGCAACAGCTTCTGCAACAAATGGCACCACAACACTCTGCGAACGCACCGGACATGACGGCGAAAGTGAGAGGCCGAGGACGAGGCGCCAGGGCTAGCGGAACGCCAGCGGGAAGCACCAGACGGAAGGGAGGAACACGCGGCAGCACCAAAGCTGCCCGGGGTCGAAAGGGGCTAGAGATGGAATCGCCAATGTTGATGACCACCGCAGAATCGAGTCCTGCGGGCGCCGCACTAGGAGATGCTTCTGACCTCAAAAATGCCATCTTCATGACACCGATGGCGGGCGGACTG GATTCCAACCGACCAAAGCTGCACGTGCGCGCACTGAAAACGCCGAGAAATGAGATCAAATCCAACACACCACCATCCAGCGCGGAAGTCGCCACACCGTCCACTAGCAGTGCAACAGCCAGCAGCAGAACGCTCGCAGCGGACGGTACCGGtcccggcggtggtggtggtgggcttCAGGTGTTCGAAGAGGACACACGCATGAGCGGAGATTTCAACTTCACCACACCGATGCGTTTGCTCAGCTCCGGCGACGGATATCTGCAGCAGAACGAGGAATCCCAAAGTTCGTACCTGAGTAGTGCCAGCGTTACGCAGGATGCTATCAACCAATCGTCGGCCGCGAATGCGACCGCCTCGGAAGACAAGGCGGCGGCGGTTGCTGCCGGAACGGCGAACGTGGTGTCGGCCGATGCACAGAAAGAATCCATTTTGGCCGGTGCAACGTCAGccagtaacagcagcagcagtagcagtcgACGGCCAAATAAGGGCAAAATGGAAGTGCTCGATTCGCA CCGAGCCCAGTTTACGGTGGATCTGCTGGCAGAGTACGAATGGCCTCCGCCAAGCCCGGGCACACGCGGTGCCGATACGTTCATGATCCAGGAACAGATTGCGGAGTACCTGGGCGTGAAGAGCTTTAAGCGCAAGTATCCCGATCTGATGCGTCGCCCGGTCGATATGGAGGAGCGTAACTTCATTCTAGAGCAGGGGCTCGCCTCCGAGAAGATGTGCGACCTTGGGCTGACGGCCGTGTACGCGTCGGAAATACTGGACATCATGTGCACCGATTATCCGGAAAAGTATGAAGAGTACACGCGCTACACGCGGGAAAAGCATTTCCGTGAGCTGAGCAATCGGCAgcgccagcagcaggaagCGATTGGTGCGGTGGTCGCTGCCGCCCCGATCGATCGTGCCCAGCTGCAGAAGGAAAAGGCCATCGAATCGGCAGCTAGCTGGAACTGTAGCTTTAACAAAGA ACGACGAGAATCGAGGCGAGCATGCATGGATCTACAGACGTACGTGGTGCAGCTACCGAAACGGCCACAGCCAGTGCGCCCCGAGGGACATCAGCAACCGGCACCGAAGGCACCATCCACCAACTATCCGGTGGCACTGGTGCCCGGCCAGTTCAGCGAGTTTTACACCACCTACACACCGGAGGAATTGGC CTGCTACCCGATCAACACTATTCTGCTGGATCCGTTCGAGCTGCAGGAAATTGTTTCCTCCGAGCGCTATCGCCGGTTGGTAGCTGCCGAAGAGGCACGGCTGCTCGAGGATAGCGATAGCAGCAGTAATAGCAGCAGTGATAGCGACGACAGCAGCTCGGACGATAGTGACACCAGCAGTGgtagcagtggcagcagcaccgATGACGATGGCTCATCCAGCAGTGACTCCAGTGATAGTGAGTGTGGCGACAATGAGACAAGAGTTAAAAACGAACGCAAAAGGCAACAACGAAAAGCAGGAGAAGCATGTCGTCTCAGTGCGGTTGGCGAATGTGAAAAGAGTACAGAAGAAACTGCTGCTCCAGTTGCTCCGACGCCTGCCGTTGTTCCTGTTGCTGTCGCTGCTGCTCCTGTGACACGGTCCAGTAGAACCTTGAGTACAGGTTTAGTGGTTGCACCGGCGACGAGTGTCGAGTGTAAAGAACCAACCGATTCGGAT GATTCTGACGTCCCACTGATAGCACATgctgtgaagaagaaaaacagtcTCGCGTCAGCAACCGCACCGGTccctactgctactactactaccactgctGGCCAACCGTCGGCAGGTGGTGGAAAACGCATGCAGGATACCGAAACACCAGTGAAACGGCCACCGGTAAACCCGTTCATGTGTGCCGTGTGCATGGGTCCGGAGAATAGGAACAAATACCACAAACCGGAACGCTTCGTACGTTGCTGTCGTTGCCGAAGGAAAG CGCACCCGTCCTGTATCGGCATGTCGTCCGTGATGTATAATCGCGTGCAGCTGTACAAGTGGCAGTGCTCGGAGTGTAAACTGTGCATGAAGTGCAACCGGAAACCGTCGGCAATCGATAGCAGAATGGTGTACTGTGATCAGTGCGATCGAGGTTACCATTTAGCCTGCAAAGGACTGCGCAATCTACCCGAAG GACGATGGCACTGCAGCATCTGCACCGTGTGTGGCATGTGCGGTGCCCAAACGCCGGAAGGTCAACCGAACCCACACCTTTCCGCTCAACAGCGGCAACAGCTGGCCATGGTAGCCGAATGGACGCACGAGTACGGGCTGAACGAGCTGACGAGCATACGCGAACACCTCAGGACGCTCTGTGTGCCGTGCGTGCGTCAGCGTAAACAAtcccaacaacagcaaccatcTGCCGAAAGCACAGCAATacttaacaacaacaacaacgccgaGCCCAGGAAGGTGCTGGGAGCGATGAGCAGCAGCATAGTAGGGGGTGGTACTACGGCTAGTGTCCCCGGCGGGGGTGTGATTTCTATGAAACCACAGTCATCGTAG